GTCGATGCTGTTCATCACCCATGACCTCGGCATCGTGCGCAAGGTCGCCGACCGCGTCTGCGTGATGAAGAAGGGCAAGATCGTGGAAAGCGGACCGACCGAAGAGCTTTTCCGCAATCCCCAGCACGAATACACGCGCCACCTCCTCGCAGCCGAGCCCAAGGGACGCCAGCCTGTCCCCGATCCGGATGCGAAAACGGTGATGAAGGGGCAGGACATAAAGGTCTGGTTCCCGATCAAGCGCGGCTTCATGCGCAAGACGGTCGGCCACGTGAAGGCCGTCGACGGCATCGACGTCAGGGTGGCGGCCGGCCAGACGCTCGGCGTTGTCGGCGAATCCGGCTCGGGCAAGACGACGCTGGGCCTTGCCCTCTCCCGCATGATCTCGTCCACCGGCCGCATCGACTTCGAGGGCCGGGACATCGACAAGCTCTCCTTCACCGACATGCGGCCGCTCAGGCGCGAGTTGCAGATCGTCTTCCAGGATCCGTACGGCTCGCTCAGCCCGCGCATGTCGGTCGCCGAGATCATCGAGGAAGGACTGAAGATCCACGAGCCCAAGCTGTCGGCAGACGACCGCGACGACAAGGTGGTGGCCGTGCTGAAGGAGGTGGGCCTCGATCCCGAGACACGATTCCGCTACCCGCACGAATTCTCCGGCGGCCAGCGGCAGCGCATCGCGATCGCGCGCGCCATGGTGCTCAATCCGAAATTCGTCATGCTGGATGAGCCGACCTCGGCGCTCGACATGAGCGTACAGGCGCAGGTGGTGGATCTGCTGCGCAGCCTGCAGGCCAAGCACAACCTCGCCTACCTGTTCATCAGCCACGACCTCAAGGTGGTCCGCGCGCTGGCCAATCATGTGATCGTCATGCGCAACGGCCAGATCGTGGAGTCCGGGCCCTCCGAGCAGATTTTCGAGCGGCCGCAGACCGACTACACGCGCGCCCTGATCTCTGCGGCCTTCAAGGTGGAGACGGCGCCCGTCGGCGTGGTGAGCGAGTAGACAGGGGCTGTAAACAATGACGGAAACCCCCAGCGGCCGCGTCCTCCTCGCGATCTCCGGTTATCATCCACAGCGCTGGCTCGACCTTTTCTCGGCCCGGCGAGAAACCACGCTGGAGCCCGACGGCCCGAACGACCCCTCGATCCGCTATGCGGTCGTATGGAGGCACCAGCCCAACCAGTTGAAGGGGTTCCCGAACCTCAAGGCGATCTTCTCGCTGGGCGCGGGCGTCGACCACATCATGAACGATCCCGGCCTGCCGGACGTACCGATCGTGCGCATGGTGGCCGACAACCTCACGCAGTACATGGTCGAGTATGTCGTGTGGCGGGTGCTCGACCATCACCGGCAGGGCGGCCTCTACCGTGCGCAGAAACAGAAGAAGATCTGGCACGAACCTTCGCAAAAGCCGGCCAACGACATCAGCGTCGGCATCATGGGTTTTGGGGAACTCGGCGCGGCGGTCGCCAAGGTGCTGCTGACGCTCAACTACAAGGTCAGCGGCTGGAGCCGGCGGGCCAAGTCGACGCCGGGAGTGACCACTTTTCACGGGGAGGACGGGCTGGCGCCGTTCCTCAACGGCACGGACA
This portion of the Mesorhizobium shangrilense genome encodes:
- a CDS encoding ABC transporter ATP-binding protein, which encodes MTSPLLSVRDLSVAFTQGGKTTTAVDRISFDIDKGETVALVGESGSGKSVSALSVLKLLQYPAASHPSGQIMFGGQDLLSLDERELRKVRGNKITMIFQEPMTSLNPLHTIEQQIVEVLKLHQAMGDRQARARTLELLKEVGIRDPESRLGAYPHQLSGGQRQRVMIAMSLANEPQLLIADEPTTALDVTVQAQILELLAGLKGKNGMSMLFITHDLGIVRKVADRVCVMKKGKIVESGPTEELFRNPQHEYTRHLLAAEPKGRQPVPDPDAKTVMKGQDIKVWFPIKRGFMRKTVGHVKAVDGIDVRVAAGQTLGVVGESGSGKTTLGLALSRMISSTGRIDFEGRDIDKLSFTDMRPLRRELQIVFQDPYGSLSPRMSVAEIIEEGLKIHEPKLSADDRDDKVVAVLKEVGLDPETRFRYPHEFSGGQRQRIAIARAMVLNPKFVMLDEPTSALDMSVQAQVVDLLRSLQAKHNLAYLFISHDLKVVRALANHVIVMRNGQIVESGPSEQIFERPQTDYTRALISAAFKVETAPVGVVSE
- a CDS encoding 2-hydroxyacid dehydrogenase; this translates as MTETPSGRVLLAISGYHPQRWLDLFSARRETTLEPDGPNDPSIRYAVVWRHQPNQLKGFPNLKAIFSLGAGVDHIMNDPGLPDVPIVRMVADNLTQYMVEYVVWRVLDHHRQGGLYRAQKQKKIWHEPSQKPANDISVGIMGFGELGAAVAKVLLTLNYKVSGWSRRAKSTPGVTTFHGEDGLAPFLNGTDILVVLLPLTPSTAGIVNYDLLRQLRRRNGLGGAVLINAGRGRLQKDADILKALDDGTLKEATLDVFETEPLPKTSPLWTHSKVFITPHAAATSDPDHLVPSLLAQMEAFERGEPLKNVVDRAAGY